A single region of the Micropterus dolomieu isolate WLL.071019.BEF.003 ecotype Adirondacks linkage group LG18, ASM2129224v1, whole genome shotgun sequence genome encodes:
- the LOC123956753 gene encoding claudin-16-like isoform X1, with product MSRGQTEVLGLLIALTSQLLLIAAAGKDCWRHGAKDQLTSVGLSSRCRGLWGECVHDSLVGLRTCDVSVSYMEHLPADLLAMRIALLGMCVLSLVSILISIPGLRCTTLIPSVLAQGRLLLISGVLCLCGGVCGAAGLLWYGVETYTRYREEVNLGMPGITFEFGLSYWLMVGSVFCSLPSAVLTIRSVSHISDSFRMRLDHSQPAQTNTIMSPQSTLNCKTYI from the exons AtgagcagaggacagactgagGTCCTGGGGCTGCTGATAGCACTGACAAGCCAGCTGCTGCTAATCGCTGCTGCTGGAAAGGACTGTTGGAGG CATGGAGCTAAGGATCAGCTGACCTCAGTAGGCCTGAGCTCCCGTTGTCGAGGCCTGTGGGGGGAGTGTGTTCATGACAGCCTGGTTGGCCTGAGGACATGTGATGTGTCAGTGTCTTACATGGAGCATCTGCCAG CTGATTTGTTGGCCATGCGAATAGCATTGCTGGGGATGTGCGTTCTGTCTTTGGTCTCCATCCTGATCTCGATACCCGGCCTGAGGTGCACTACATTGATCCCCAGTGTGCTGGCTCAGGGCAGGCTGCTGCTGATCTCTGGCGTCCTCTGTCTGTGTGGAG GTGTGTGTGGTGCAGCTGGCCTGTTGTGGTATGGGGTGGAGACTTACACCAGATACAGAGAGGAG GTGAATCTGGGGATGCCAGGAATTACATTTGAGTTTGGGCTCTCGTACTGGTTGATGGTGGGAAGTGTGTTCTGCTCTCTTCCCTCAGCTGTTTTGACAATCAGGAGTGTGTCTCACATCAGTGATTCCTTCAGGATGCGACTCGATCACAGTCAGCCGGCCCAAACCAACACCATCATGTCGCCACAGTCTACCTTAAACTGCAAGACTTACATTTAA
- the LOC123956753 gene encoding claudin-16-like isoform X2, protein MSRGQTEVLGLLIALTSQLLLIAAAGKDCWRHGAKDQLTSVGLSSRCRGLWGECVHDSLVGLRTCDVSVSYMEHLPADLLAMRIALLGMCVLSLVSILISIPGLRCTTLIPSVLAQGRLLLISGVLCLCGGVCGAAGLLWYGVETYTRYREELF, encoded by the exons AtgagcagaggacagactgagGTCCTGGGGCTGCTGATAGCACTGACAAGCCAGCTGCTGCTAATCGCTGCTGCTGGAAAGGACTGTTGGAGG CATGGAGCTAAGGATCAGCTGACCTCAGTAGGCCTGAGCTCCCGTTGTCGAGGCCTGTGGGGGGAGTGTGTTCATGACAGCCTGGTTGGCCTGAGGACATGTGATGTGTCAGTGTCTTACATGGAGCATCTGCCAG CTGATTTGTTGGCCATGCGAATAGCATTGCTGGGGATGTGCGTTCTGTCTTTGGTCTCCATCCTGATCTCGATACCCGGCCTGAGGTGCACTACATTGATCCCCAGTGTGCTGGCTCAGGGCAGGCTGCTGCTGATCTCTGGCGTCCTCTGTCTGTGTGGAG GTGTGTGTGGTGCAGCTGGCCTGTTGTGGTATGGGGTGGAGACTTACACCAGATACAGAGAGGAG CTGTTTTGA